From the genome of Anopheles funestus chromosome 2RL, idAnoFuneDA-416_04, whole genome shotgun sequence:
TTTCTTTGAACAATTCGTGGAAATTTCAACGAGTAAATTTACATGCCGTCGACCACAGTGCAAAGGCACTTCAAAAAGTAATTTCGACAGctcgtttttttctcgctcgcTGGCAACACTGTTCAGCATTGTCAAGcgaagaaataaaatggagAATTCTGTGTGATTGTTATTTTGCACAACAGTACAGAAGCTGTTGTCAAAAAGTGTTTTTCCGACGCGTTTTGCTACGATTGGGCAGCTTATTTTCATCGCAACTACCCGCCAGACATCAATCCGCGGCCATTATTTGCGTTCGCGGCTTCATTTAGGCGTTCTACAACGTGTCGCCCTGGAAACGCCAAAAGCCCCCCTTCCCCCTCGAATGAAAGAGAttttgtgaaagaaaattcTCTGAAAAACGATCATCCGTCTGGATGCAGGTGCTCCAAAGTGGTGTTAATCTTTCCCTTGCCGAATTTGCAGTTTCCGGTCAAGTGTTGCAAACAAATCAAGTGTCCGCTTTCCTTGCAACGGTACGCACGACTGTGTTTATGTATTTATCCCCCACGCCGATTTGTGTGCTTGAGCGGGGGTGAATAAGACGGGTGGGAAGTGCAAGCATAAGAAGTggcacacaaaacatacaatcaCCCACCCATACGTCGTTCTACACCTCGTGTCCAGCATGGAAATCGAAACACCAGTCGCGTGCAGCTGCAACAAACACCCCCATCGGTGGTAATGTTACCGCCGTGATGATAAACGAATGATGCATTACCACGTTGCATCCCGGAATACGGTCGAAAAGTTGGTGAATATAAGACAATATAGGCGTTGCTGGATGGCGTGCGTCAATGCGTGCGCGTACGGTAAGAATATCGCAGTCAGTGTTTAGGATGCAATGGCGGTAGAAAGTGTTTCCTGTTTTAATGATGCCAGCATATCCGGTGTGGACGAAGTGGggataaaacaaacgaaaaatgatACATGTGATGTGAAGTAAGAACGATCCAcggaaacagcaaaaaaaagaaagaaaacaaaactcgtAAGATAAATAACAGTGGGTGTCGAGTGCGAATCCAGTCGAATTTAAAGTGTTGTCGTTTACCGGGCTTCGTACATCCAGTCTTtattcatccatccatcggtaaaaaaaacacaccttcGTTCAGATCTGGTGGTCTCACCAACAGCGCGCACTGATACAATTTCAGTGGATGGGAAAAGGATCAACGCTAATCCACGGACCAGAATGAAGGAGATGGTCGGTGGATGTTGTGTCTGTTCAGACGATCGCGGCTGGTCGGAAAATCCGCTAGTGTACTGCGATGGTCAAAGTTGTGCTGTGGCCGTGCACCAGGCGTGCTACGGAATCGTAACCGTACCGAGTGGACCTTGGTACTGTCGGAAGTGTGAAAGTCAGGAGCGTTCGGCTCGGGTCCGTTGCGAACTGTGTCCGTCGCGTGATGGGGCGCTCAAGCGAACGGATAACCAGGGATGGGCGCATGTTGTCTGCGCGCTGTACATTCCCGAGGTGCGCTTCGGCAACGTGACGACGATGGAACCGATCATCCTGCAGCTGATCCCGCAGGAGCGATATAACAAGAGTAAGGATACGCTGGGAGGAACGATACTCCAACGGCATGGACATtgataatgatttattttccttttcacctCCAACAGCATGTTACATCTGCCAAGAGGTGGGTAAAGGATCCCGCGCAAATGTAGGAGCCTGCATGCAGTGTAACAAATCGGGCTGTAAGCAACAGTTTCATGTCACCTGCGCCCAGCAGTTGGGTTTGCTGTGCGAGGAAGCCGGCAACTATTTGGACAATGTCAAATATTGCGGTTACTGTCAGCATCACTACAGCAAATTGGTAAGTTTCGCCGGTTTGGCGATAACATCAAACAGGCTGatcaattttccttccactgtattgcagaaaaaagGAGGCAACGTTAAAACGATTCCACCGTACAAACCCATCAGCCACGAAGCTAACTCAAGCGATGGGCAATCGTCGCCGGAGAAAGAAATGGAACCACCGTCAACGCAACCACACTCGAGCGCCAGCGCCGCAGGTTCGAGCGGAACGGGCGGCAGTGGTAGCGGTACAGGTGGAGGTAGCAGCTCGAGCAGTGGGCTTAAATCCAGCAGCCGACTATCCGGTGAACCGAACGTTGGTGGTTCATCGTCTACCTCCTCCTCTTCGTCTTCGTCATCATCCAAGCAGCGAAAGTCTTCGAGTGCTTCGAAAAGCTCGAGCGGTTCCAGCTCTAACCCATCGCTTTCGTCGTCGTCCTCGATACAAACTGCCGGTGGAGGTGGTTCCAGTAGTGGACCCGGTATGTCCAGTTCTTCATCGATGTCGGCATTATCTTCGACGGCTTCGTCGGCTTCGTCAGGTATCTCAAGCATGTCCGGAAGCGGAAGCATCGACGATCGACGCGTCAGCAATAGTAGCAGCGGAATCAGTGGTTCTGGCGTAACTGGCAGCGTTAGCAGTAGTGGAAGTTCAAGCAAGAGCAGTTCCGGTTCGTCCGGTGGAACTGGTGGAAGTGGTAATTCGAGCAATACCTCGAAGGAAAAGGATAAATACAGCAAAAGTGTAAGTATCTGCGACAATCCTTCTCGTTATTATTCCCACATTTCTTCTCATGcatgtttttgtcattttataGCGCGACAAAAGCTCCAAGTCATCGAAATCATCAAGCAGCAGTGGTGGTAACAGTGGCACGAGTGGAGGCAATGCAGGCAATTTTAACAATAGTACAAGTACCAGTAACAGTTCTGTCGGTGGAAGTTCGAATCAGTCGAAAGATGCTGATATGGGTGCAGCATCCGGATCGTCTTCCGGCACGATCGGATCGCTTGGTTCGAGTTCGTCCTCGCAATCCCTATCGCAAAGCGGATACTCGTCGACCGCTGGCGGTGGCGGAAACGCGGCCGGAAGCGGTGGTCCGAACAGCTCCACCAAACATCACTCGGATAAGTCGGATAAAGGCAGCAACAGTCAAGGGGGTCAATCGCTATCTAACAGCGCTAGTGCCGGATCGGGACGGGCCGCTTCTTTATCACCTCCAAGCACGCTAATAATTAAGCCACCGCTGGACCATCTCGGTGGCGGCGGAAAAGAACAAATGTCAAAGGAAGCAATTGCTAAACTAAGCACATCAAGCAACTTCACCGAAACGATCGTGGTCAATTCGGAATCAGTGTACAATCATGTTGGTTCCACCGGGAATGCTGGTTCCACGTCCGTAATCGAAAGCGGCAAACTAGCAATGGGAACGGGATCTGGAGGTGCCTCTAGTGGTTCGTATGGTAGTAGCAGCACCGGCAGCGGATCCACGACCGGGAGTACTAGCGGCGGTAAGAAACGAAAGGCCGATGCACGCTCCACACCAACTTCTACGGCCGCAAGCAATGAGATGGAGTCTAACCGGTAAGCTTTGAAGTGGTAAATGATCACAAGCATTAGTTCCCGAACTAATAATATGCCTGATTTTCTCATTTCAGTGACCTGATAAGGGATGTCGCAGTATCGTTAGTGCCATTGTCGCTGAATAAAAACGATCATATTGATCCTTCGTCGATTGTAGGACAtgagaaaaatgtgaaaaaggtGAGTGCGCTGATATGAAACTTCTCCTATTTAGATTAGATCGAGAGTATCTTTCGAGGAAGTTTTCCTCAAAATTTACTTCATGCAGCTTTTAGCTGTATCACGTAGAGATAGGAATTATACTGTTACCAGACGAAATACGCGACCAAAACAACCACTGACCAAAAATTCACAACGATCTCTTTCCCTCTTTGCTTGAGCTAAAGATCAGCTCGCTTGCAGGTGCGAAACCTACACAAGCGTACAAGGAAGGattttaaaggttttttaCATCGTGACTTATGCTaccttttaaattatttgaaacaCATGTGTGCGTGAAGCTTGTTTCGTCCTTGAGTAATTTCCAACGTGCTTCACACTAAGCCAGATGCGGAaggactgtgtgtgtgtgattcatGTTGGAATAGcataataaagaaagaatgGTGAAAATCCCTTTACCTGTGCATGTAGTGGTAAGGGATGTAGCCGTGATCCTTTGCAAATCGTCCGGGCAAAGGACACGGTGTgtacacattttattattattgctatTCGCGTATCCGCACCGTTTGCTGCCTATTCGCACGTAGGCACTCTGCACATACGATCACGCATTGATAGGATAATCGGAAGGCAAAGAACACGACGACGTAATACGAGAGCATGACTAGCGGTCGAAAGGTAGGACAAAAGAAACGAACGAATAGCTGTTTGCAAAAGGGGACCTATGAAATCCAAGCGCCgcagtggttttttgtttccaagtTTGATTCAAAAGGGGGAAGGAAAGCCTTCTTCGTCTCTGTGCACGTTGTATTTGCTCAGCGTACCTTTATGCATACAGGGAAGCGTAACGTTTATAGCGGCCTCAGATGGTACCCCTTAGGGGTGAGGGTACAAATATGTTTTGATGGCGactataaaaaagaagattcCTTCACATACGAAATCCGGTGGTGTTTCGTACGGGGTGTAATATTAAAAACTCAGCCGGCTGCCAACCGGGCTTTGCTTATTCCGATCGATGCTTTCTCGCGTAGTGGTGCCACGCATCTTATTCCGTAAGGATCCTGCCGTTGCTACGCCATGCGCACGACAAATTTCGTTGTGACATGTACGGTTGATTAGGTGCTGTAGGAAAgttttgtgaaacaaaaagcaTGTGCGCTGATCGGTGATCCAACAAGAGAcacgtttggttttgttttggtacaaAACTAATCCTGCTCTTTTCGTGAACCGGTGGTCTCCTGAACCGGAAACTGTCCAAAAATCTGTCgtgtgtgcaaaacaaaatgccccacaaacacaaaagccACAAGAAAGAACGacgtgaaaagaagaaaaaacataaggAGCGCAGCAGCCGCGAAAGTGGCGACGATGTTCGTGTTTGGCTTAAACTGCGCTTCGACGGCGAGTACGTGCTGCGACGCTGTCTAACCGGAACGTTGTGCTCTGGCGTTTGCTTACAGGCGAAAACCGAAACCAGCTCCTCGCTGCAACATCCGACAACGGCGGCGGCAGCAGCGTCCGGGTCCGCTCCGGAAACGAATCTGCAGAATGTTGCACCAAACCTCATCCAATCGGCGCACACATCGAGCATtatctcatcatcatcatccagcaCCGGaaagcatcagcagcagcagcagcaacaacagcatcaacaggTAAGCAATTCAGGAGCCAATTCCTTCCTTTCTGTCGGTGAACCTTTTTCGTCCGAGCAAtcccacacatacacgcacccATGCAATCACTTTCACCTACACAAACGCCGAAACCCACGCACAGTATCCTTGCGAGCAATCATTATCGAGCAATACCTGTCCTTGTGCTATGGTACCGAAGACCTGGTGCCGGTACTACCGTAAACATGTTTATATCGCTTGGGGGCAAAACTTTCATTTCAgcctgttttatgttttcggtACAGCAACAGTGCATCTGTTTAGTTTTGCCACTCCGACCGGGAACGAGAAAGATTTCGTTCGTCCGAAGTGTGTCCCAAACCCGAAGTTGATTACGCACGCGGGAAcgctttgcattttttttttcttacggtTTTGGCTCCATTATTTCCCGGCCAAACGGTCAATCTTTGCAGCAAACGCCTCACTCGCCTCAGCAGCCATCATCGCACACACCGAGCCTGGTGGTGTCGGTACCACTGTCGACGGCTACCGTACCTGGAGTTAATCTACCCGCTAGCAACAGTAGTAatagcagtagcagcaacgtTAATCATAGCGCTAGTcttagcagcagcaacagtagcaACAACAGTACCCCAAACATTGTATCACCAGGACAGTTgggcagcaacagcggcaacACTGGCAGTGGGAACAGTAGTAACATCAGTAACGCTGGAGGCAACCTGTTCCAACAGCTTTCACACCGGGCGAGTGATCAGTTGATGGTAAGTGTTTTGATGACAAAACCCCGAACCATGGTTGGGATTTGTGTGACCTCGGTTAAAGGGAAGGATTGCATTGCTCGAAAGGAATTGTTTCGAAAGGAGATTGTCCACGGTGGAACGCCTGCTCACTGATGTGTATCTGTTTCATTTGTCTTCATCTCTATTCTTTCCGTAGAATGCCAGCACGAACCGCTCTAGTCCCGTGATACAGCAGCAAACGACGGCACAGAATATTATACAGTCGTCTTCCACCTCATCCGCTGCCGGTTCTTCGTCCACACCGATCGGGCACCATCATCTCGAACGGCAATCGCCATCGATGCGATCGTCACCGGCCGGATTGGCAACCGGTGGCGCCAATGTTATAACCTCTCTGCATCACAGTCAATCGCAGCAGTCGGATCTGCTGTCACCGGCCGGTACTGCACCGGGCGGCAGTTCCGTGCTGCAAAGTATTTCACCCGTCCCGATGAGTACGATCCAACGTACCTCCTCGCCGTCGACGCTGTTGGGCGGTGATAACAGTAACAGTAGCAGCGGTGGACTAAAGTTTAGCTACGAAAAGCAACCGCCTACGACGAATGCACGGATAGCGGCCCTGCAGGAAGAAGAATCTTCTACCGGTCGGCGATCCAGGTACGGGTGAGGACACTTTTTAATACTTTCCTATCATAATCGTTGGTTAGCGTTGCCATTTATCCGGCCGTACACATGCACGTTAGGGGACCATGTTTTCGGCTTCCGTACATCTTTCGGATCTTTCCGCATTGATCAATGGGAGCAGAAATGATGCGTTCTTCTAACTAGTTTGCTGTAGTCGTTGTTATGTCTCATTTCACATTTAGTAGTGTACCTTTGTtgctgtttaattttaatacatttgTTTCTCAATTAGGTAACCACAAGTCGTGTTACGATGGTACAAGCTTTTTGTGTATTTACGTTTGAAGAAAGGCATAGGTTTCCTTGTAATCGTCgttgtttattttccgttTGTAGCGTTTGCGTATCGGAGCGTTTCCACAGCTAAGTTGCATGTtgttgttcaaaacattaagaaaaattaaagGTGCAAGTTACTTTTTGCATAAACTTTTGATCTGTTATGATCACAGGTATGCGCTGTAGTGTGGTGTACTTGCATACTAAACCCTACAGCGGAGGGAGGTCAACTAATTTGTGGTActtgcaaccaaaaaaaaaaatgcttagtCCTAGTCCCAAGGCTGGAAAGTCATTTGTCGAACAACCGGCCCAACAGGATACCGAATGCGCATTATGTTTATGTTCTACAGCTAATGTTTGGTCTACCTTTATGTCCGAATGTGATTGTTGTTACTTTCCGTTGTTTTGCCGTCTCGGTGTGCGTGTTGgccattaatttgtttttataacaCAACACCTCCTCCTTCTTCCTGCAATCCGTTCCATACTCCACATGCAGATCACACTCGAGAGAGCGCAGTGGAGGCAATGGTAGTAACAACACTACTGGCACTACCACCAGTGGAGCTGGTAGcggcagtggtggtggtggcagcgccggtggtggtagtagcggtggtagtggtggtggaaaaactCGTACATCTAAGAAGCGATCGCAACAGCAGTCACAACAGGCGCAGTTACCACCAGATCGAGGATCACCTTCGATCGTGGTAGAATCTTCCTCCCATAGAGGAACCAATCGAAACCATTCATCTCCATCGCGACCTCCGTCGCACGATAGTGGCGGTCAGCCATATCCGTATGGGCTAGTGGATCGCAACACCGACGATCACCATGTATCGCAATATCATCAGTCATCTACGGGTGGAAGTAATGCACCACCGGCGGGCGGCAATAATGCCAGCAATAATGGCAGCGTGCTGTCCATGGCCGCTGGAACCGGATCGGCAACTGCGTCGGTTGTTGTGGGGAATTCGTCCACACAGaataaccatcatcatcatcaccaacatctggcacagcatcatcaacagcaacaacactctcatcaccatcaccaccatcagcagcagcagcagcaccatcatcatcaacatcaccaccattcgcagcatcaacagcaacaaacggtCCAGGCCGCGTCGATCGGCGAAAAGCTTTCCTCGGGCGGTGGATCAGTCGCTTCGCTTCCCTACTCCACCGGCCACGCTGCCCAGTCTTCTCAGCACTCTGCTAGTGCAAATGCAAACAGCAACGCTTCCAATGCCACATCCACCATCTCATCTGTCGCTTCTTCTgccggtgttgctgctgccgcttctgTTGCTAATGCTTCAAATGCTCCAATGTcttctacttcttcttcttctactcaCTCTAACAACTCCTCCACTACTGCTGTTGCGTCCGCCAGGGTCGATACTGGAGCTTCCTCCGGTGTACATCCGGTCATTGAAATGGCGGGCCATAGTGGATCACATGCGTATCACGGCGGTGGTAGTGGAATCATTTCCGGCTACTCTCACGCCTCTAGTACAAGCAGCAGCGCTACAGCTGGCGCCGGCAAATCTAACCAGAGCTCCAATaatagcagcaacagcacagCAGACAACTTTCATCAGCATCCTCACCAACAGTATCATCATGGCGGTGGTTCCGGTTCGCACGGTGTACTAACGACTGGTGCCTCCGTCGGGGGCGGCGGTAAtaacatcagcagcagtagtaacagcaacaacagtgtGAACAGTAGTATTAGTAATAGTAGCAACAGTAACAGCAGTATCCTTAGTAGCAATAATAACAcctccaccatcaccaccacaaGCAGTAGCACTAGTGGCAACAGTAACAGCaaaaacaccaccatcatcagtaGCAATAGCGGCAACATGAGCGGCACCAACTCGAACAGTAACACTAACAGCACCGGAAACAACCATAATCTATCtaacagtagcagcagtaccaTCGTAACAGCGGTTACCCATCCGAACAAAAAGCACCGAGGGGCTTCGCATCATCAAACAATCGTTGAACTTTCGCCATCACCATCTACTTCCAGAACGCCAGAAATGATCGTATCCAGTGGTGCATCCTACAGCCTGAGCTCAACATTGACGGCgtcttcttcctcctcctcttccctGTATGGTAGTGCGGGAGGTGGtagtggaggaggaggaggtttGAAGTTCTCATACGAAGCGCAACCAACGAATCCGTTGGCGGCCGTATCTACCGCCTCCATGATCGGCAATAGCGGCAGCAGTAGTAGCGTTATTGCCGTCCCACAAGTCAAGGATTCGCCACCGAGTTCTCCCGGATCTGATGCGGGTGGTGGCCCATCCGGCACTGCGATCGTTAGTGGTCGTGGCACGAAGCGTAACCGTAAGATGTCCTCTAATGCTGGACCGGGTGCTGTGACGACGGCTGCGGGCACAGGGCCAACGATTGTACCAGCGTCCATAGTGGCCGGTGGCGCAATAAACGATGCGAAGGATGGTAAATTGTTTCAGAACGGTGGTAGCAGTGCCGTCGGCGGTGGTTCGATCGTATCCGCCACCCATATGCTAGGCAATCAGCTGAATCCGAGCAGCAGCGTGGCACAGAAAATGTCTGACCAGCTGAGCATGGAGATCGAGGCGCATACGTATGTACCCGGTCCTATCGATTCCGGACCATCGTTAATGGGACCACAGTTCCCGGGCAAGGTAAGCACGGATGCACCTTTCGCTTCGTTCAGTTATTGATCGGTACAGCAACTCACGTATCTGacggtgcttttttgttttgtttcagaaTCGCACAAACAATCCGCAACCGGTAATGCCGGTTGGTGGTGGCGGCAACTCGTTAAGCTCCATGCTAACGGGCGGTGGTACGGCGACGGCGAATGGAAACACTCCGCAAAGCTTGGAACAGCTGCTGGAGCGGCAATGGGAACAAGGATCTCAGTTTCTTATGGAACAAGCGCAACACTTCGACAGTACGGACGATGAGAATCGAACATTTGTGAAACGACGAGATTGTTACAACCTTACTgacattattttgttttttcccacATTGCAGTTGCCTCTCTGCTTTCCTGTCTTCATCAGCTGCGAAGTGAAAACATCCGCTTGGAAGAGCACGTTAATAATTTGGTCGCACGAAGAGAT
Proteins encoded in this window:
- the LOC125764873 gene encoding mucin-19 isoform X3, which translates into the protein MKEMVGGCCVCSDDRGWSENPLVYCDGQSCAVAVHQACYGIVTVPSGPWYCRKCESQERSARVRCELCPSRDGALKRTDNQGWAHVVCALYIPEVRFGNVTTMEPIILQLIPQERYNKTCYICQEVGKGSRANVGACMQCNKSGCKQQFHVTCAQQLGLLCEEAGNYLDNVKYCGYCQHHYSKLKKGGNVKTIPPYKPISHEANSSDGQSSPEKEMEPPSTQPHSSASAAGSSGTGGSGSGTGGGSSSSSGLKSSSRLSGEPNVGGSSSTSSSSSSSSSKQRKSSSASKSSSGSSSNPSLSSSSSIQTAGGGGSSSGPGMSSSSSMSALSSTASSASSGISSMSGSGSIDDRRVSNSSSGISGSGVTGSVSSSGSSSKSSSGSSGGTGGSGNSSNTSKEKDKYSKSRDKSSKSSKSSSSSGGNSGTSGGNAGNFNNSTSTSNSSVGGSSNQSKDADMGAASGSSSGTIGSLGSSSSSQSLSQSGYSSTAGGGGNAAGSGGPNSSTKHHSDKSDKGSNSQGGQSLSNSASAGSGRAASLSPPSTLIIKPPLDHLGGGGKEQMSKEAIAKLSTSSNFTETIVVNSESVYNHVGSTGNAGSTSVIESGKLAMGTGSGGASSGSYGSSSTGSGSTTGSTSGGKKRKADARSTPTSTAASNEMESNRDLIRDVAVSLVPLSLNKNDHIDPSSIVGHEKNVKKAKTETSSSLQHPTTAAAAASGSAPETNLQNVAPNLIQSAHTSSIISSSSSSTGKHQQQQQQQQHQQQTPHSPQQPSSHTPSLVVSVPLSTATVPGVNLPASNSSNSSSSNVNHSASLSSSNSSNNSTPNIVSPGQLGSNSGNTGSGNSSNISNAGGNLFQQLSHRASDQLMNASTNRSSPVIQQQTTAQNIIQSSSTSSAAGSSSTPIGHHHLERQSPSMRSSPAGLATGGANVITSLHHSQSQQSDLLSPAGTAPGGSSVLQSISPVPMSTIQRTSSPSTLLGGDNSNSSSGGLKFSYEKQPPTTNARIAALQEEESSTGRRSRYGSHSRERSGGNGSNNTTGTTTSGAGSGSGGGGSAGGGSSGGSGGGKTRTSKKRSQQQSQQAQLPPDRGSPSIVVESSSHRGTNRNHSSPSRPPSHDSGGQPYPYGLVDRNTDDHHVSQYHQSSTGGSNAPPAGGNNASNNGSVLSMAAGTGSATASVVVGNSSTQNNHHHHHQHLAQHHQQQQHSHHHHHHQQQQQHHHHQHHHHSQHQQQQTVQAASIGEKLSSGGGSVASLPYSTGHAAQSSQHSASANANSNASNATSTISSVASSAGVAAAASVANASNAPMSSTSSSSTHSNNSSTTAVASARVDTGASSGVHPVIEMAGHSGSHAYHGGGSGIISGYSHASSTSSSATAGAGKSNQSSNNSSNSTADNFHQHPHQQYHHGGGSGSHGVLTTGASVGGGGNNISSSSNSNNSVNSSISNSSNSNSSILSSNNNTSTITTTSSSTSGNSNSKNTTIISSNSGNMSGTNSNSNTNSTGNNHNLSNSSSSTIVTAVTHPNKKHRGASHHQTIVELSPSPSTSRTPEMIVSSGASYSLSSTLTASSSSSSSLYGSAGGGSGGGGGLKFSYEAQPTNPLAAVSTASMIGNSGSSSSVIAVPQVKDSPPSSPGSDAGGGPSGTAIVSGRGTKRNRKMSSNAGPGAVTTAAGTGPTIVPASIVAGGAINDAKDGKLFQNGGSSAVGGGSIVSATHMLGNQLNPSSSVAQKMSDQLSMEIEAHTYVPGPIDSGPSLMGPQFPGKNRTNNPQPVMPVGGGGNSLSSMLTGGGTATANGNTPQSLEQLLERQWEQGSQFLMEQAQHFDIASLLSCLHQLRSENIRLEEHVNNLVARRDHLLAVNARLAIPLNPTAALGGVGIIGGSGGTGPGGGGASVGGAGIGPAQGQFNNIHGNGPIDANVITNAATISSRSSRGQHGPNQPPGQGSASHFGSGAGSNAGGLPQENGIDFRHTNSSHSATNSASIRRNSPSNQPYPPSAGVGGTSRGSATTSSASSNSTPGSGGANEALPSTVTVRSNTMRSTSGSGSVSIANSSSSNSNSATISTGNGPTAGSLTNSSTGAGTYQAAREQQQTIYNTAHQIPLLLEHHQQEHLHHHHHHPLHPQQHPPSSALPHPAPPHPLPSTQASTHLHPLPPLAASAQQAPQGHTQQNHHHQQTLPNNSSIMSQSNPPSSHQQVTVGRVVAPVTSSARITTTSHVPASQHPRTGSNHLHHHQQQHHYAPHPYMQHQHGNHLQHRPTSPPIPPANVNVMAHHHAPMNSHDGPTTGRGPAIPTPPPPPPAPSQPAVDQRMVHSQRPPAH
- the LOC125764873 gene encoding protein AF-10 isoform X7, with translation MKEMVGGCCVCSDDRGWSENPLVYCDGQSCAVAVHQACYGIVTVPSGPWYCRKCESQERSARVRCELCPSRDGALKRTDNQGWAHVVCALYIPEVRFGNVTTMEPIILQLIPQERYNKTCYICQEVGKGSRANVGACMQCNKSGCKQQFHVTCAQQLGLLCEEAGNYLDNVKYCGYCQHHYSKLKKGGNVKTIPPYKPISHEANSSDGQSSPEKEMEPPSTQPHSSASAAGSSGTGGSGSGTGGGSSSSSGLKSSSRLSGEPNVGGSSSTSSSSSSSSSKQRKSSSASKSSSGSSSNPSLSSSSSIQTAGGGGSSSGPGMSSSSSMSALSSTASSASSGISSMSGSGSIDDRRVSNSSSGISGSGVTGSVSSSGSSSKSSSGSSGGTGGSGNSSNTSKEKDKYSKSRDKSSKSSKSSSSSGGNSGTSGGNAGNFNNSTSTSNSSVGGSSNQSKDADMGAASGSSSGTIGSLGSSSSSQSLSQSGYSSTAGGGGNAAGSGGPNSSTKHHSDKSDKGSNSQGGQSLSNSASAGSGRAASLSPPSTLIIKPPLDHLGGGGKEQMSKEAIAKLSTSSNFTETIVVNSESVYNHVGSTGNAGSTSVIESGKLAMGTGSGGASSGSYGSSSTGSGSTTGSTSGGKKRKADARSTPTSTAASNEMESNRDLIRDVAVSLVPLSLNKNDHIDPSSIVGHEKNVKKAKTETSSSLQHPTTAAAAASGSAPETNLQNVAPNLIQSAHTSSIISSSSSSTGKHQQQQQQQQHQQQTPHSPQQPSSHTPSLVVSVPLSTATVPGVNLPASNSSNSSSSNVNHSASLSSSNSSNNSTPNIVSPGQLGSNSGNTGSGNSSNISNAGGNLFQQLSHRASDQLMNASTNRSSPVIQQQTTAQNIIQSSSTSSAAGSSSTPIGHHHLERQSPSMRSSPAGLATGGANVITSLHHSQSQQSDLLSPAGTAPGGSSVLQSISPVPMSTIQRTSSPSTLLGGDNSNSSSGGLKFSYEKQPPTTNARIAALQEEESSTGRRSRYGTPEMIVSSGASYSLSSTLTASSSSSSSLYGSAGGGSGGGGGLKFSYEAQPTNPLAAVSTASMIGNSGSSSSVIAVPQVKDSPPSSPGSDAGGGPSGTAIVSGRGTKRNRKMSSNAGPGAVTTAAGTGPTIVPASIVAGGAINDAKDGKLFQNGGSSAVGGGSIVSATHMLGNQLNPSSSVAQKMSDQLSMEIEAHTYVPGPIDSGPSLMGPQFPGKNRTNNPQPVMPVGGGGNSLSSMLTGGGTATANGNTPQSLEQLLERQWEQGSQFLMEQAQHFDIASLLSCLHQLRSENIRLEEHVNNLVARRDHLLAVNARLAIPLNPTAALGGVGIIGGSGGTGPGGGGASVGGAGIGPAQGQFNNIHGNGPIDANVITNAATISSRSSRGQHGPNQPPGQGSASHFGSGAGSNAGGLPQENGIDFRHTNSSHSATNSASIRRNSPSNQPYPPSAGVGGTSRGSATTSSASSNSTPGSGGANEALPSTVTVRSNTMRSTSGSGSVSIANSSSSNSNSATISTGNGPTAGSLTNSSTGAGTYQAAREQQQTIYNTAHQPTHQLRRDDIPLLLEHHQQEHLHHHHHHPLHPQQHPPSSALPHPAPPHPLPSTQASTHLHPLPPLAASAQQAPQGHTQQNHHHQQTLPNNSSIMSQSNPPSSHQQVTVGRVVAPVTSSARITTTSHVPASQHPRTGSNHLHHHQQQHHYAPHPYMQHQHGNHLQHRPTSPPIPPANVNVMAHHHAPMNSHDGPTTGRGPAIPTPPPPPPAPSQPAVDQRMVHSQRPPAH